The following are encoded together in the Salvia hispanica cultivar TCC Black 2014 chromosome 6, UniMelb_Shisp_WGS_1.0, whole genome shotgun sequence genome:
- the LOC125191854 gene encoding uncharacterized protein LOC125191854 isoform X2 yields the protein MVETRGSATSSKEGRVYERSTEKRKTEAKREPTKGQVVKELARKGLALEGADTRSKCTTQNVKNPLSLNALHAISISKWAEATKRSKLIGGTVGSKDVDKEASAKKTTGCGVEHEKNSSDSIPEQTRVLTKKMLVIK from the exons ATGGTTGAAACTCGGGGGTCTGCAACATCAAGCAAAGAGGGGAGAG TTTATGAAAGATCTACAGAGAAGAGGAAGACTGAAGCAAAAAGGGAGCCCACAAAAG GGCAAGTTGTGAAGGAGTTGGCTCGAAAGGGTCTAGCATTGGAAGGTGCAGATACTAGGAGCAAGTGTACAACACAAAATGTGAAGAATCCGTTGTCATTGAATGCGTTGCATGCAATTTCAATAAGTAAATGGGCAGAAGCAACAAAGAGATCAAAACTAATCGGTGGTACAGTTGGAAGCAAAG ATGTGGACAAGGAAGCAAGTGCCAAGAAAACTACAGGTTGTGGTGTTGAGCACGAAAAGAATAGTTCTGATAGCATCCCTGAACAAACACGAGTGCTAACAAAGAAG atgttGGTGATAAAATAG
- the LOC125191854 gene encoding uncharacterized protein LOC125191854 isoform X3 yields the protein MVETRGSATSSKEGRVYERSTEKRKTEAKREPTKGQVVKELARKGLALEGADTRSKCTTQNVKNPLSLNALHAISISKWAEATKRSKLIGGTVGSKDVDKEASAKKTTGCGVEHEKNSSDSIPEQTRVLTKKM from the exons ATGGTTGAAACTCGGGGGTCTGCAACATCAAGCAAAGAGGGGAGAG TTTATGAAAGATCTACAGAGAAGAGGAAGACTGAAGCAAAAAGGGAGCCCACAAAAG GGCAAGTTGTGAAGGAGTTGGCTCGAAAGGGTCTAGCATTGGAAGGTGCAGATACTAGGAGCAAGTGTACAACACAAAATGTGAAGAATCCGTTGTCATTGAATGCGTTGCATGCAATTTCAATAAGTAAATGGGCAGAAGCAACAAAGAGATCAAAACTAATCGGTGGTACAGTTGGAAGCAAAG ATGTGGACAAGGAAGCAAGTGCCAAGAAAACTACAGGTTGTGGTGTTGAGCACGAAAAGAATAGTTCTGATAGCATCCCTGAACAAACACGAGTGCTAACAAAGAAG ATGTAA
- the LOC125191854 gene encoding uncharacterized protein LOC125191854 isoform X1, protein MVETRGSATSSKEGRVYERSTEKRKTEAKREPTKGQVVKELARKGLALEGADTRSKCTTQNVKNPLSLNALHAISISKWAEATKRSKLIGGTVGSKDVDKEASAKKTTGCGVEHEKNSSDSIPEQTRVLTKKVFRLLA, encoded by the exons ATGGTTGAAACTCGGGGGTCTGCAACATCAAGCAAAGAGGGGAGAG TTTATGAAAGATCTACAGAGAAGAGGAAGACTGAAGCAAAAAGGGAGCCCACAAAAG GGCAAGTTGTGAAGGAGTTGGCTCGAAAGGGTCTAGCATTGGAAGGTGCAGATACTAGGAGCAAGTGTACAACACAAAATGTGAAGAATCCGTTGTCATTGAATGCGTTGCATGCAATTTCAATAAGTAAATGGGCAGAAGCAACAAAGAGATCAAAACTAATCGGTGGTACAGTTGGAAGCAAAG ATGTGGACAAGGAAGCAAGTGCCAAGAAAACTACAGGTTGTGGTGTTGAGCACGAAAAGAATAGTTCTGATAGCATCCCTGAACAAACACGAGTGCTAACAAAGAAGGTATTTAGGTTATTAGCATGA